One Solanum pennellii chromosome 9, SPENNV200 DNA segment encodes these proteins:
- the LOC107030651 gene encoding F-box/LRR-repeat protein At1g67190-like: MEYLPVEVIGNILSRLGAARDVVIASSTCQKWREAWRNHLHTLMFNSNDWPVYHELTRSRLEIIVTQTIFQTNGLHCLSIIMDDVDEFSAAPVIAWLMYTRETLRQLHYNVRTTPNINILEKCGRQRLEVLALAHNTITGVEPSYQKFPCLRSLSLSYVSISALDLSLFLTACPKVEVLSLVSIDIVMSDPQATMELTSNSLKDIYVEAISLDKIILEADSLEKLHLKDCTLEVFELVSKGSLSHLKIDDVSVIHLDIGESAEDLEIVDVSNFTIMWSKFHHMIAKSSKLKRLRLWGVVFDDEDEAVDIETISACFPQLSHLSLSYELRETALHYGSQDSFQLENVTVLELGWMVIGDLFSHWVAGLLERCPNLRKLVIFGVVSETKTHEECHTLANFTSFIVKLMRKYLHVDVQFEYE, from the coding sequence ATGGAGTACCTTCCTGTTGAGGTGATTGGGAACATTTTGTCCCGTCTTGGAGCTGCGCGAGATGTTGTGATAGCATCTTCAACTTGTCAAAAGTGGCGAGAGGCTTGGAGGAATCATCTTCATACACTCATGTTTAACTCGAATGACTGGCCTGTTTATCATGAGCTCACAAGGAGCAGACTTGAGATAATCGTAACTCAGACAATTTTCCAGACTAATGGACTGCATTGCCTTTCGATCATCATGGATGATGTCGACGAGTTCTCTGCTGCTCCGGTAATAGCTTGGCTAATGTATACCAGAGAAACGTTACGCCAGTTACATTACAATGTCAGGACTACCCCAAACATTAATATACTCGAAAAATGTGGTCGCCAGAGGCTAGAAGTGTTGGCTCTTGCACACAATACAATCACTGGTGTTGAACCTAGTTACCAAAAGTTCCCTTGCTTAAGGTCTCTTTCACTAAGTTATGTTAGTATATCAGCTTTAGATCTGAGTCTTTTCCTCACAGCATGCCCGAAAGTTGAGGTCTTGAGTCTTGTTAGTATAGACATTGTTATGTCTGATCCACAGGCAACGATGGAGCTGACAAGTAACTCGTTGAAAGATATCTATGTTGAAGCCATTAGTTTGGATAAAATCATTCTGGAAGCGGATAGTCTTGAGAAGCTGCATTTGAAAGATTGTACACTTGAGGTCTTTGAGCTTGTTAGCAAGGGCTCATTGAGTCACCTTAAGATTGATGATGTTAGTGTTATCCATCTTGATATTGGCGAGAGTGCTGAAGATCTCGAGATTGTGGATGTCAGTAATTTCACAATCATGTGGTCCAAGTTCCATCACATGATAGCAAAATCTTCGAAGCTGAAAAGACTGAGGCTATGGGGAGTTGTGTTTGACGATGAGGATGAGGCTGTGGATATTGAGACGATTTCCGCTTGCTTTCCACAATTAAGTCATCTATCATTGAGCTATGAACTAAGAGAGACAGCACTTCATTATGGATCGCAAGATTCTTTTCAATTGGAAAATGTGACCGTCTTGGAGCTTGGATGGATGGTCATTGGCGACCTGTTCTCCCATTGGGTAGCAGGACTACTGGAAAGGTGCCCTAACCTGAGGAAGTTGGTAATCTTCGGAGTCGTCTCAGAAACCAAAACACACGAAGAATGCCATACGTTAGCCAACTTCACATCTTTTATTGTAAAGCTTATGAGGAAGTATTTGCATGTAGATGTTCAGTTCGAATATGAATAG
- the LOC107030653 gene encoding uncharacterized protein LOC107030653 isoform X1 has product MEIFFTSFDQLPEDVIMEILSILPVKSILKLKSVCKYWYTLIQSPNFIIKHFFHKKNYEIPFVHLYFFDTNQLSISIDEYPLLQDFYLHKSTSLKPLIGPLNGLFFVHNLDKNEMSMWNPATKEIKKILVPSPPFCTCDSGLCCSDSTKMLQCSCQILHKCVVSGSSDTFLKSSSNTDLRLCYLNSSKMLLYPCWILQKCSVSSGGSDMHPSAALYCSDSPEMLLQSCQILKKCASSSRGSDTHSSIFLKSKTENDFDVCCSDSPEMFPHTCRILQKCVASRDSSMHPSIFLKSLRSYAHHFGFGMDPLSKDYKVVWIRDYFWKEETFTRSASAVVSVYTLSTDSWRHFEDNTFLSSHIIMSYFDSYLDGFYYWKKIDENRRCEILAFDFRNEEFQVIQTPDVFNSNLGALGLYDGYVSMLFHYLVENKTCIEIWLMEKFGFWTKKLVIESNLIVKRPIGYGVNGEIFVETKSSNLEMIDPRTQEIVQCVGPILGNGYSLQVLVYKKSLVSIKTLTTRNSIKNLEFEQLRI; this is encoded by the coding sequence ATGGAGAtattttttacaagttttgatCAACTTCCAGAAGATGTAATCATGGAGATATTATCAATTTTGCCTGTGAAATCTATATTGAAACTCAAATCTGTTTGCAAATACTGGTACACACTTATTCAATCtccaaattttattataaaacattttttccacaaaaaaaattatgaaattccCTTTGTTCATCTCTATTTTTTTGACACTAATCAATTATCTATTTCAATTGATGAATACCCTTTGCTTCAAGATTTTTATTTGCACAAATCCACTTCTTTAAAGCCATTAATTGGCCCTTTGAATGGACTTTTTTTTGtgcataatcttgataaaaatgaaatgtCTATGTGGAATCCTGCTACTaaggaaatcaagaaaatattagtACCAAGTCCACCTTTTTGTACTTGTGATAGTGGTTTGTGTTGTTCTGATTCTACAAAAATGTTGCAGTGTTCGTGTCAGATCCTCCATAAATGCGTTGTTTCTGGAAGTTCTGacacatttttgaagagttcgaGCAACACAGATTTGAGGTTATGTTAtttgaattcttcaaaaatgttgttGTACCCGTGTTGGATCCTCCAGAAATGCTCTGTTTCTTCTGGAGGTTCTGACATGCACCCGTCGGCGGCGTTATATTGTTCGGACTCTCCAGAAATGTTGTTGCAATCGTGTCAGATCCTCAAGAAATGTGCTTCTTCTTCTAGAGGGTCTGACACACACTCGtcgatatttttgaagagtaaAACCGAAAATGATTTTGAcgtatgttgctcggactctccagAAATGTTTCCGCACACttgtcggatcctccaaaaatgtGTTGCTTCTCGAGATTCCAGCATGCATCCGtcgatatttttgaagagtctgaggTCTTATGCTCATCATTTTGGATTTGGAATGGACCCTTTGAGTAAAGATTACAAAGTTGTGTGGATAAGAGATTATTTTTGGAAGGAAGAAACATTTACAAGAAGTGCATCAGCTGTTGTTTCAGTTTATACACTAAGTACTGATTCTTGGAGGCATTTTGAAGACAACACATTTTTGAGTAGTCATATAATCATGTCATATTTTGATTCATATCTTGATGGATTTTATTACTGGAAGAAAATCGACGAAAATCGACGTTGCGAAATTCTTGCATTTGATTTTAGAAATGAAGAATTTCAAGTGATACAAACTCCAGATGTGTTCAATTCAAATTTAGGAGCACTTGGTTTGTATGATGGTTATGTTTCTATGTTGTTTCATTATCTTGTTGAAAATAAGACATGTATTGAGATTTGGTTGATGGAAAAGTTTGGATTTTGGACTAAAAAATTGGTTATTGAATCCAATTTGATTGTTAAAAGACCAATTGGATATGGTGTAAATGGGGAAATTTTTGTTGAAACTAAAAGTTCAAATCTTGAAATGATTGATCCAAGAACACAAGAGATTGTTCAGTGTGTTGGACCTATATTGGGAAATGGTTACTCTTTGCAAGTTCTTGTTTACAAGAAAAGCTTAGTTTCCATCAAGACATTGACTACTCGTAACTCAATCAAAAATCTCGAGTTCGAACAGCTGAGAATATGA
- the LOC107030653 gene encoding uncharacterized protein LOC107030653 isoform X2, with protein sequence MLLYPCWILQKCSVSSGGSDMHPSAALYCSDSPEMLLQSCQILKKCASSSRGSDTHSSIFLKSKTENDFDVCCSDSPEMFPHTCRILQKCVASRDSSMHPSIFLKSLRSYAHHFGFGMDPLSKDYKVVWIRDYFWKEETFTRSASAVVSVYTLSTDSWRHFEDNTFLSSHIIMSYFDSYLDGFYYWKKIDENRRCEILAFDFRNEEFQVIQTPDVFNSNLGALGLYDGYVSMLFHYLVENKTCIEIWLMEKFGFWTKKLVIESNLIVKRPIGYGVNGEIFVETKSSNLEMIDPRTQEIVQCVGPILGNGYSLQVLVYKKSLVSIKTLTTRNSIKNLEFEQLRI encoded by the coding sequence atgttgttGTACCCGTGTTGGATCCTCCAGAAATGCTCTGTTTCTTCTGGAGGTTCTGACATGCACCCGTCGGCGGCGTTATATTGTTCGGACTCTCCAGAAATGTTGTTGCAATCGTGTCAGATCCTCAAGAAATGTGCTTCTTCTTCTAGAGGGTCTGACACACACTCGtcgatatttttgaagagtaaAACCGAAAATGATTTTGAcgtatgttgctcggactctccagAAATGTTTCCGCACACttgtcggatcctccaaaaatgtGTTGCTTCTCGAGATTCCAGCATGCATCCGtcgatatttttgaagagtctgaggTCTTATGCTCATCATTTTGGATTTGGAATGGACCCTTTGAGTAAAGATTACAAAGTTGTGTGGATAAGAGATTATTTTTGGAAGGAAGAAACATTTACAAGAAGTGCATCAGCTGTTGTTTCAGTTTATACACTAAGTACTGATTCTTGGAGGCATTTTGAAGACAACACATTTTTGAGTAGTCATATAATCATGTCATATTTTGATTCATATCTTGATGGATTTTATTACTGGAAGAAAATCGACGAAAATCGACGTTGCGAAATTCTTGCATTTGATTTTAGAAATGAAGAATTTCAAGTGATACAAACTCCAGATGTGTTCAATTCAAATTTAGGAGCACTTGGTTTGTATGATGGTTATGTTTCTATGTTGTTTCATTATCTTGTTGAAAATAAGACATGTATTGAGATTTGGTTGATGGAAAAGTTTGGATTTTGGACTAAAAAATTGGTTATTGAATCCAATTTGATTGTTAAAAGACCAATTGGATATGGTGTAAATGGGGAAATTTTTGTTGAAACTAAAAGTTCAAATCTTGAAATGATTGATCCAAGAACACAAGAGATTGTTCAGTGTGTTGGACCTATATTGGGAAATGGTTACTCTTTGCAAGTTCTTGTTTACAAGAAAAGCTTAGTTTCCATCAAGACATTGACTACTCGTAACTCAATCAAAAATCTCGAGTTCGAACAGCTGAGAATATGA
- the LOC107030652 gene encoding uncharacterized protein LOC107030652, translating into MSLTTKVCQQKMDYWDVDSEDWRSPTIISVYTLSTNSWKTFEEFRVSSRNVAKSNGNTYLNGFYYWRACQNDKIFGFDMSNDKFFEIQTPMSFISKQGDLSLFNDFIAMYIYEPLILGRETCIDIWIMEKNGYWTKNMRIGPFLNIKRSLGYGNNGEIFLEVVTYQLDIFDPFLKNNRVLSQQKNGYSLQAFAYNESLVSLKNISSCNLVA; encoded by the exons ATGTCTCTTACAACTAAAGTGTGTCAACAAAAAATG GATTACTGGGATGTAGACTCTGAAGACTGGCGTTCTCCTACGATTATTTCAGTCTATACGTTGAGTACGAATTCCTGGAAAACTTTTGAGGAATTCAGGGTTTCTAGTCGCAACGTGGCCAAATCAAATGGTAACACATATTTGAATGGATTTTACTATTGGAGGGCATGTCAAAATGATAAAATCTTTGGATTTGATATGAGCAATgacaaattttttgaaattcaaacacCAATGTCATTTATATCCAAACAAGGGGACTTATCAttgtttaatgattttattgCTATGTACATTTATGAGCCATTAATTCTTGGTAGAGAAACATGTATTGACATATGGATTATGGAGAAAAATGGCTATTGGACTAAAAATATGAGAATTGGcccttttttaaatatcaaaagatCACTTGGATATGGAAACAATGGGGAAATTTTTCTTGAAGTTGTCACATATCAATTGGACATATTTGATCCTTTTTTAAAGAACAATAGAGTTCTTAGCCAACAAAAAAATGGCTACTCTTTGCAAGCTTTTGCTTACAATGAAAGCTTAGtttcattgaaaaatatttcatcttgTAATTTAGTTGCTTAG
- the LOC107030650 gene encoding protein ABSCISIC ACID-INSENSITIVE 5: protein MGVQEPEMVSQSEVQSPLQQDQNLHKNNPFPSLGRQASIYSLTLDEFQHTVCESGKNFGSMNMDEFLNSIWTAEENQAHAHAQPHCQAASTGEATSTPRFALGQGNVSLEKAIVEQPSLPRQGSLTLPAPLCSKTVDEVWSEIHKTQQEQQQNNGCNIQNTGNGSSTQRQATFGEMTLEDFLVKAGVVREQGNSAPAPPQQQSYMMYPNSANPTMATMARPVIGLGGVTGGVGVGVSIPGYPPLPQTGVVEAPVYPMSMKRGSGFPQQPTPVYGGRMGNGSGVGYGQVVQGVAGMGSPLSPVSSDALCVNQIDSGGQYGLEIGMRGGRKRVLDGPVEKVVERRQRRMIKNRESAARSRARKQAYTVELEAELNQLKEENAHLKQALAELERKRKQQYFDEAKMKAQTKAQKANGKLRGMRRSLSCP, encoded by the exons ATGGGAGTGCAAGAACCAGAGATGGTGTCGCAAAGTGAGGTTCAATCACCATTGCAACAAGACCAAAACCTGCACAAGAACAACCCGTTCCCGTCACTCGGTCGACAAGCGTCGATTTACTCGCTCACTCTTGACGAATTTCAACACACTGTTTGCGAGAGTGGGAAGAATTTTGGGTCGATGAACATGGATGAATTTCTTAACAGCATTTGGACTGCTGAAGAAAATCAAGCCCACGCGCACGCTCAGCCTCACTGCCAGGCTGCAAGTACTGGGGAAGCAACTAGCACGCCACGTTTTGCGTTAGGACAGGGAAATGTTTCGTTGGAGAAAGCTATTGTCGAGCAGCCAAGCTTGCCAAGACAGGGCTCTCTTACGCTTCCTGCACCGTTGTGTAGTAAAACTGTGGATGAAGTTTGGTCAGAAATTCATAAGACCCAACAAGAGCAGCAACAGAACAACGGGTGCAACATACAGAACACCGGTAACGGAAGTTCCACTCAACGACAGGCTACGTTCGGTGAAATGACGCTCGAAGATTTCTTGGTTAAAGCAGGGGTCGTACGCGAACAGGGCAATTCAGCTCCCGCACCTCCTCAGCAGCAATCATATATGATGTATCCAAACAGCGCAAATCCCACTATGGCCACCATGGCTAGGCCTGTTATCGGCCTCGGTGGAGTCACGGGCGGTGTTGGCGTTGGTGTCTCCATTCCCGGTTATCCACCACTTCCACAAACCGGGGTGGTTGAGGCACCTGTGTACCCTATGAGCATGAAAAGAGGCAGTGGATTCCCACAACAGCCAACCCCCGTCTACGGTGGTAGAATGGGAAACGGTAGCGGGGTTGGCTACGGGCAAGTAGTGCAAGGCGTAGCCGGAATGGGGTCGCCACTAAGTCCTGTGTCGTCGGATGCACTATGCGTGAATCAAATCGATAGCGGGGGCCAATACGGGTTGGAAATAGGAATGAGAGGCGGGCGAAAACGTGTACTAGACGGTCCAGTAGAGAAAGTTGTTGAAAGGAGGCAAAGGAGGATGATCAAGAACAGAGAATCCGCAGCAAGATCACGAGCAAGGAAACAG gCTTATACTGTTGAACTTGAGGCAGAATTGAATCagctaaaagaagaaaatgcaCATCTAAAACAGGCCCTG GCAGAGCTCGAGAGGAAAAGGAAACAACAG TACTTTGATGAAGCGAAAATGAAAGCTCAAACGAAGGCGCAAAAGGCGAATGGCAAATTAAGAGGGATGAGAAGGAGCTTGAGTTGCCCTTGA